In Mytilus edulis chromosome 13, xbMytEdul2.2, whole genome shotgun sequence, a single window of DNA contains:
- the LOC139502014 gene encoding uncharacterized protein, whose translation METVLLFLSFLVVLLEANVIFNKDDLTRCPPILPRNSNLFAYIDTCFEIVHDEHSWNDARGHCQQHGGDLVVIKDLTKQQFVMNALKYLRWDKKGVWIGGTDGDHEGEWKWVTGEKMTWGYWQHGQGVTQTGFLFAKGTFEDCAQIRVDDSYKWHDFPCRGGPAYHYSSICEYKMPKMLTSSTTFTNVETPVPTTKHNTETPAATTLAKIETPAPTVLPNVETPAPTVLPNVETPAPTVLPNVETPAPTLPNVETPAPNKDTSTRMYSNTQGVGIVNKETVVIG comes from the exons ATGGAAACAGTACTTTTATTCTTAAGCTTTTTAGTCGTACTTTTAGAGGCAAATGTCATCTTTAACAAAG ATGATTTAACACGATGTCCTCCAATTCTACCTAGGAACTCAAACTTATTTGCCTACATAGACACGTGTTTTGAAATAGTTCACGACGAACATTCCTGGAATGATGCGAGAGGACACTGTCAACAACATGGTGGAGATTTGGTTGTCATCAAAGACCTTACAAAGCAACAGTTTGTAATGAATGCTTTAAAATACCTTCGTTGGGATAAAAAGGGAGTTTGGATCGGCGGAACAGACGGAGACCATGAAGGCGAATGGAAATGGGTCACAG GAGAAAAGATGACTTGGGGTTACTGGCAACATGGTCAAGGAGTGACTCAAACTGGGTTCCTATTTGCAAAGGGGACTTTTGAAGATTGTGCTCAGATCCGTGTAGATGATTCCTACAAATGGCATGATTTTCCATGCAGAGGTGGACCTGCTTATCACTATTCCAGTATTTGTGAATATA AAATGCCTAAAATGTTGACATCTTCTACAACCTTTACGAACGTTGAAACACCTGTACCAACAACTAAGCATAATACTGAAACACCAGCTGCAACCACTTTAGCAAAGATTGAAACACCAGCACCGACAGTTTTGCCAAATGTTGAAACACCAGCGCCAACAGTTTTGCCAAACGTTGAAACGCCAGCACCGACAGTTTTGCCAAACGTTGAAACACCGGCCCCTACTTTACCAAATGTTGAAACACCGGCGCCTAATAAAGACACATCCACCAGAATGTATTCAAACACTCAAGGTGTTGGTATAGTAAACAAGGAAACCGTCGTTATTGGCTGA